A DNA window from Ascaphus truei isolate aAscTru1 unplaced genomic scaffold, aAscTru1.hap1 HAP1_SCAFFOLD_400, whole genome shotgun sequence contains the following coding sequences:
- the LOC142483947 gene encoding uncharacterized protein LOC142483947 → MVLENKGDRGLSTIILSIIIITNIIIIFPDGKSEQMGNDINADVFVMLLVPVALAVREAGNTAPVSHHVINKQRASPRRSRASGIRGKRCAAVCKATVVPWGRVKSLTSGIRRVHRGGWRERAPQLTAPQGTEALMARGGNPVELLHPRVADLIVISSTVQTIRAHKEEGSFQEDVTSPERAGAAFHAGPELSPDDGFMNRNSPEGYHILLCSPDCVMEDTSVTQMYHGANHISQDIPNQRLRETVSIMVKESTSQEEGNLPDSHIYTISEHTGTEYASTPITKCNKGNMNAGNVHNNLSVKERPFVCSECGKCFTYNSNLVTHQRIHTGERPFVCSECGKCFTYNSTRRRHQRIHTGEKPFVCSECGICFTRNSTLVKHQRIHTAERPFVCSECGKCFTQNSNLFEHQRCHTGERPFVCSECEKCFASKSCLVKHQRVHTGEKPFVCSECGKCFTCNSNLVTHQRIHTGERPFVCSECGKCFTYNSTLLRHQRIHTGEKPFVCSECGKCFTQNSTLVKHQRRHTGEKPFVCSECGKCFAGKSCLVKHHRKHMNMSC, encoded by the exons ATGGTTTTGGAGAACAAGGGAGACAGGGGCCTCTCCACCATCAtactcagcatcatcatcatcaccaacatcatcatcatctttccaGATGGGAAATCAGAACAGATGGGAAACGATATAAACGCAGATGTTTTTGTGATGCTGCT TGTCCCAGTGGCACTGGCTGTGAGGGAGGCTGGCAACACAGCCCCTGTTTCTCATCATGTCATAAACAAACAGCGTG cctctccgcggagGAGCCGGGCGTCCGGTATCCGGGGGAAGAGgtgcgcggccgtgtgcaag GCCACTGTCGttccttgggggagagtgaagaGCCTGACTTCTGGTATCAGACGGGTGCACCGGGGAGGATGGCGTGAGAGGGCCCCGCAGCTGACAGCCCCACAGGGCACAGAGGCCCTGATGGCCAGAGGAGGAAACCCCGTGGAGCTTTTGCATCCTCGTGTGGCTGATCTCATAGTAATATCAT CTACTGTACAAACCATCCGCGCGCACAAGGAAGAAGGAAGTTTCCAAGAGGACGTGACGTCACCAGAACGCGCCGGGGCAGCGTTCCATGCGGGCCCGGAGTTATCACCGG ATGATGGATTCATGAACAGGAATTCCCCCGAAGGATATCACATTTTGCTCTGTTCACCAGATTGCGTTATGGAAGATACCAGTGTTACCCAAATGTATCACGGAGCAAATCACATTAGTCAGGATATACCAAACCAGCGTCTGAGAGAAACTGTGAGCATTATGGTTAAGGAATCAACCTCACAGGAAGAAGGAAATCTCCCAGACTCCCACATTTATACCATCAGTGAACATACAGGGACAGAATATGCATCTACTCCTATTACAAAGTGTAACAAAGGAAACATGAATGCAGGGAACGTTCACAACAACTTGTCAGTAAAagaaagaccatttgtatgttctgaatgtgggaaatgtttcacATATAACTCTAATCTCGTTACACATCAGAGAAtacacacaggagaaagaccatttgtatgttctgaatgtgggaaatgtttcacATATAACTCTACTCGCCGTAGACATCAGAGAATacacacaggagaaaaaccatttgtatgttctgaatgtgggatatGTTTTACTCGGAACTCTactcttgttaaacatcagagaattcacacagcagaaagaccatttgtatgttctgaatgtgggaaatgttttactcAGAACTCTAATCTTTTTGAACATCAGAGATgtcacacaggagaaagaccgtttgtatgttctgaatgtgaaaAATGTTTTGCCAGTAAGTCATgtcttgttaaacatcagagagttcacacaggagaaaaaccatttgtatgttctgaatgtgggaaatgtttcacATGTAACTCTAATCTCGTTACACATCAGAGAAtacacacaggagaaagaccatttgtatgttctgaatgtgggaaatgtttcacATATAACTCTACTCTCCTTAGACATCAGAGAATacacacaggagaaaaaccatttgtatgttctgaatgtgggaaatgttttactcAGAACTCTactcttgttaaacatcagagacgtcacacaggagaaaaaccatttgtatgttctgaatgtgggaaatgttttgccGGTAAGTCATGTCTTGTTAAACATCATAGAAAACACATGAATATGTCTTGTTAG